The following DNA comes from Bacteroidia bacterium.
GATTTTCCTGAAGGCAAATTTTTCCTGTTTTTAATATCCTTAACAGTTTTTATTGTCATTTTAATAACGGCAGGTGCCAGCACCACGAGCGCCTTTTCGCCAAGTTTTCTTAAAAAGCTCTTCCGGCTGCTATTCTTCGTTAATCTGCCAAGCAGGATCATTGTTCCTATATGTACAGCGCTGGTGCGCAACTGGTTTTTCATGCCCGGATTAGGAAGGATATTATTTGCCAATTGGTACATGACGTTGACCGGTTTCAGTGCAGTTCTCACCGTATTAAAATCCCGCTTCACGATTTGCCGCTGCAGGTCGAGCTTCAGCTCCAGCCGCTTCTTTTCTTCCTGAAGTTCCTTATAAGTCCTTATCCGCTTTCTTTCCATTTTCTGCATCCTTATTTTCAGGAAAAAAGACTGTTACCATTTTATTGAGAATAGGATTATAAATTAATTGCCTTTTAAAAATAAAAAATATGATCGTAAGTAAAAGATAAAACCCGGAAATAATGGCAAACCCAATGTAGTAATCGCCCAGCCATTTGCCCAGAAGCAGGGCTAACGCCACGCTGCTGAAAATGACAAAAAACAGGAAGAAACATGCAACAATGGCCAGACTGGCCAATGTTGAAAATGTGGACGAAAGCTTATCCAGCAATTGCAGCCTGAATAGCTCCAGCCGGGTTTCTATGTATTCAGCAAGATGGTGTACCGGTTCCTTCAGGTCCATAAGCACATATAAGCCCGTCCAGGGTTATTAATACAAAATTAAAACAGGTTCATAAAAGAAAAAAGATATGCCATATTCTGACATATCCTTTTCCTCATTTTTACAAAGAAATAAATTAGCGGGCCTTAGCCTTATCAAAATTTTCTTTTGCACCGGCCAGGTTTGATTTGATTTCATTCGTAGCAGTTTGGCTGGCTGTTTCAATTGAATCCATTGCCTGCGAAGCCTGCTGCTTCAGTTCGTCAGATAGCTTCTTTGCACTGTCCATTAGTCCGTGCCGGAAATCTTCGCCTTTTTCAGGAGCGAGGAGTAAACCTGCAACAGCTCCCACAGCCGCGCCTGCTATAAATGCGATTAATACTTTTTCAGTTGAGCCCATAGTATTGGATTTTTTAAAATTGTTGAAAAATGTGTTGGTTAAATCCTCAGTTGCTTTTTTCATAAAGTTCAAAATCATTTGGATGGAGATACGGAAGGCTGCTCATCACAGGTTACTTCCTTATTTCAAATTCAACTAATTAACCTCCAACCCTTGCTTTTGTTTACGTGAAAGTCATGGTGCGATCACTATTTTTTGTTCGAGCCGCGAAACGCCTGATTGCAGCCTGATAAGGTAGATTCCAGGCGGCAGGTTTGCGGGCCACCGGATTTCCTGCTCACGCACATCCTTCACTACCAGCCTCAACTGTTGCTTTCCGTAAGCATCTATCAGGCTGATGTGTCCGGTAAAAGGTTCGTCCAGTTGAACAATGGTTTTGCCCCTGGCAGGGTTTGGGGAAACGGAAAAAGATGGTTTGGCAGGTTCATTCATCCCGGTGCTGTGCCGGAAATTTCAATGATCATGTCATCATCCGGGCCTGGCGAGCCACGGCCATCCTTGTTGCTGGTGGCTATGAAAACGCGTCCATCAGGCGAAACGCACAAATCGCGCAGGCGGCCATAGCTGTCGTTTCCTGCGAAAAAGCTGTTTTCCTCTTCCACATCGGTGGCCGTTGCATTCAGCTTAAGCTGCACCAACCTCGAAGCTTTGAGTGTTGTCATCAAAATGCTGTTGTGCCATTCCGGAATTCCCCATCCTCCGTAGTAGTCAATTCCTGCAACTGCCAGAGTTGGGGTCCAGGCACTTACCGGCTCCACTACATCCGAGTCATTGCAAAAAATAATTTCCGCAGGCTCATTGCAAAATCCATTAACATCTGGCCATCCGTAGTTTCTTCCGCTATAAATGATGTTCAGTTCGTCATCGGAATTTGGGCCATGCTCTGAACTGTAAACCAGCCCTTTGGCCAGCACAAGTCCTTGTGCATTTCTATGGCCTTTGCTCCATAAATTATTGCCGGGAAACGGATTATTTGCGGGTATCTCGCCTTCAGCCGTCATTCGTAATACTTTACCGTTGAGGCTGCTATGGTCCTGGGGTGTCTGTGTATTGCCGGCATCGCCTGTTGTAATAAGCAGCGTATTATCAGGAAGAAATATCAGCCGGCAGCCATTATGGATGGCGCTGCCTGCAATCCCGTCCAGCAGGATCAAAGGATTGGTAAGCTGGTCGTCAGCGTAATCGTAGCGGGCTATTCTCACTTTTATTCCCTGGTCAAAATAGTTGTAAGCCACAAATACCCAGGAAGTATCCTCAAATGCCGGGTAAAGAGCCATGCCCATCAATCCCGCTTCGCTTACCTCATGCACATCGTCAATGGTCAGCAAGGGCATAACCTGTCCGTTTGCAGGATTTACCCGGCTTATGCGTCCATATCGTTCGGTCATCCAGATATGGTCATCCGGACCCCAGAGGATCTCCCAGGGAGTATCCAGACCGGTAGCCACTTCACGGGTAGTAAGCGTAGGCTGGGCTGCAGCCGCCACGCTGCAAAATGTGAAAAGCAGAAACAGAGATGCAGGCCGGAGGGCAATCATTGTTTAGAAGCTTATGAATTATCTGAAATTCTTGATTTAAAAATTCTATAACATTGAAAGAATGAGATGGTTTTTTCTCTTCCCCTTCGCTGAGCAATGCGCATTATCTGGATCCAGCTATCCACCGCCCCATTTCCTTCAGGCTGGCTTTTTTGCCATACATAAGAATGCCGGCCCGGTAAATTCGCCCGGCCAGCCATGTGGTGCCAAGAAAACCGGCCACCATAAGGCCCATTGAAAGCAGAAGCTGCCAGGCAGGAACTTCAAAGGGAATGCGTGCCATCATAATAACGGGCGAAGTGAACGGGATCATGCTCAGCCAGAATGCCAGGCCGCTATCAGGATTATTAATAAGTGCCGGAAGAGTCATAATGCTGAACAGCAACGGGACAGAAGCCGGGAACATGAATTGGTAGGTATCCGACTGGCTATCCACAGCCGCTGCAAAAGAGGCAAATAGGGAACTGTACAGGAGGTATCCAAAAAGGAAATAAAATCCGAAGCTAAACAAGAGGAGTCCGAGCGGCAACGTATCAATACTGGCCATTATATTTTGGAACATTTCCGCACCTTCGGGCCCCTGCGCCATTCCGGAATCTCCGGCCAAAGTCATTGAACCGGGATCAGGCATAAAAAGGAGGCTGGCAATTGATGTGAGGAGCACCGTCAGAATAATCCAGAAAGCAAACTGCGTAAGGCCCACCATTGCAATTCCCAGGATCTTTCCCAGCATCAATTGAAAGGGCTTTACCGAGCTTATGATGATCTCGACAATCCGGTTGGATTTTTCTTCCTGTACCCCTTTTAGTACCAGTCCACCATAGAGAAAAATAAAAAAGTAAATAAGAAAACCCCCTCCGAAAGCTGCGCCACTTGCGGCTGCCACGCTGCTCTCGCGCAAACCTGCTTCTCCCACTACCCTGCACCGGATCTTCACCCTGGCCGAAATGCTTTCAATGGTTTCCCGGCCAATTCCCAGGGCTGCCATTCTTCGCTCTTTCAGTTCATCAGAGAGTAAATCTTTTATATGGTTTGTAATTCCAATCCCAAGGTTTTTTGCGGAAATAATCTCTACGCTGTCCAGATCATTCTTCTCGAAAGGCGGAATGTGCAGGATCATTTCCGCATCGGTATTCTCCAGCAATTCCATCCGGAGATTTTCATCCATTAGCCCCTCTGCATACTGGAACGCCACCTCTCCTGAAGGATCCTGCATGCCGGCAAACTTCCCGCTCTCATCCACTACAATTACTTTATAGCGCTGCTCGCTGTCCATAGTAGCGATTAATACGGGAGCGGTAAACATCAGTACATACAGCAATGGACCAAGGAGCGTCAGGAAAATAAAGGTTTTGTTTTTGACGCGGCTCAGGTATTCACGCCTGATGATAAGCAGGATCTTTCTCATGCCGTTTTCTCTTTTACCAGCCTTATAAAAATATCATTGATGGATGGCAGTTCCTCTTCAAATCCGTGGATCTCCACACTTGCCATCAACTTTTGCAGCAATACGTTCGGGTGCTGCATTCCTTCCGAGCGGAAGGTAACGGTAGAGAATCCATCCTCGCGCAGTTTCTGGTTTTGCAAAACAAAACCCGCAGGAATGCCTTGTTCATCCAGTTCTCCACGGTAAATAACACGGTATATGTTTGCCTTAAAATTTTGCCGGATCTCATCTACCCTGCCGCCAATTACTTTCTTTGCCTTATTGATTAATACCATGAATTCACACATTTCCTCCACCTGTTCCATCCGGTGGGTTGAGAGAATGATGGTAGTTCCCTGGTTTCTGAGCCGGATCAACTCCTGCTTTATCGCCTCCGCATTTACGGGATCAAAACCGCTGAAAGGTTCATCCAGAATCAATAGCTCAGGGTTGTGAATCACGGTGGTGATAAACTGTATTTTTTGCTGCATCCCCTTACTGAGTTGCTCCACTTTCTTATCATACCAATCCATAATATCCAGTCGCTGCATCCATTGCCGTGCTTCTTCCCGCGCTTTGCTACCGGGCAATCCTTTCAATTGCGCCAGGTAGATCAATTGCTCCCCCACCTTCATTTTACGGTAGAGGCCCCGCTCCTCCGGCATGTACCCGATATTGCTGATATCGTCCCGTTTCATGGGTTGTCCTTTCAGCAGCACCTCACCGCTGTCAGCATCCAGGATCTGGTTTACGATCCTGATGAGCGTGCTCTTGCCAGCCCCGTTCGGTCCCAGCAGCCCGAAAATAGATTGCTTCGGTACCGAAAGACTCACCTGGTCCAGCGCCAGAAAGTCGCCATACCGTTTCGTTACCTCTTTAGCTTCAAGAATATTCATGCAACCCCTTTTGTAAAAATGAGCGCAAAAGTATAGCTCCCGTTACCAAAAGGAAATTGATGCGCGCTTTATATTCGGGCCTTAGCTTTGACTCATCCAAAAAAATTCCTGAAAGGCGTCTATTTAAATACACTGTGGTCATTTCTTAAAGTAACAAAGGCAGGCTATAGGGCTTAATATACAAGGTCATAAGCAATAAATTATTTCGATTGGAACATTCGGTAAAGGATTATCTTCAATTTTCCATAAGCACCAGCCAGATACTGATACACCCGATGCTTCTGATTCTGTTTCCAACATTACCCAGTCCCCTTCATACTCCTTTACTTCATAATAGTACTGTGTAAAATGAGAGTCTACAACAGGGCTATCAACATTTGGGTAGACTCTAAGTGGGTTATTGATAGGAAAGCCTAATAGCCGATCCTTCAAAAATTCTTCATATTTATAAAAACGTATGTATTTTTTTGAACCTAAAAAATCAACTTTTTTTTGTTCAAAGTATAGCTCGGTCGTTGAGTTTATTCTAAAACCTTCGATATAAAAGACACCTGCTTCAGGATCAAAAACTTTCGGCTTAATAATTTTCTCCCATGTAGAATTCGGTTCCTCCATCAAATCATATTCTTCATCCCCAAAAGATAGGGTTGTCGAATTAAGTTTTATATGGTTGCCATTTATTTTAAAAATCAATGTATCTTGTGTAGAGTTGTATAATTCATATAAATTAATTGAATACACTCCAAATTCTTTACTTTCTTGAATCGCATTATCATTGCCATGCATCTTTTTATTATTATCTCTATCATGAAATCCACACTTTATTAAAAGTGGCAATATGATAAAAAAATGAAGTTTCCTCATTTCCTGTAAATTTTTTCATTTTGATTCCCATATTCTTAACTTGAAGAATAATATAGATACGTACCGGGCAAGTTCTTCCATTCCACGTTCGCTACCATATAATGCCAAAGACCTTGATTTCCGCAACTCGGTTCGTTTGAACTCAATGTCACTGCTCCATGGTAAAAGTATCCCTACCGCCCTTAAACCGAAAATCCCTTGCAAGTTTATCAACTTACAAGGGATTGAGCGGTTGGTGGGCCCAGTAGGACTTGAACCTACGACCAACGGATTATGAGTCCGCTGCTCTAACCAACTGAGCTATGGGCCCGCTTTCCTTATGGCCTAACTTTGCACCATCTGAAAGGGGTGCAAAAATAGCGATTCCCTCGCAAATTCTACAAATAACCAAGCGCAGAAAATGATCAAAAACCTGATCCTGGATCTGGGAGGTGTAATCCTGGATATTGACTACCAGCGAACTGAAGAGGCTTTTATCGCGCTGGGAATAACGGATTTTGAAGAGATCTATTCTCAGATGCGCCAATCGCCCATTTTTGACCGGCTGGACACCGGGAAGATTGATGCAGATGAATTTCTTGATTCCCTGGCGGGGCACTGCAAAAAGCCCGTTTCCCGCGAACAGGTACGCGATGCCTGGAATCGTATGCTAATCGGACTGCCAGCAGAAAACCTTGAACTGCTCAGAGAGCTGAAACCTCATTTCCGGCTGTTTCTATTCAGCAACACCAATGCGATCCATTATCCGGAATTCAATGAATTGATCAGCAGGCAACACGGGATTGCGGATTTCTCCGGCCTTTTTGAGCGGGCTTACTACTCTCATTTGGCAAGGCTTCGTAAACCGGATGAGGCAGCTTTTAACCTGGTAGTACGCGAAAACAACCTTGCACCGCAGGAGACACTGTTCATTGATGATAGCCCTCAGCATGTTGAAGCTGCCCGGAGAACAGGTATCAGCGCTGTATTAAAGGACAAGGACGAATCGCTGAGGGAATTGCTGAAAAGATACCTGAAGTGGCCTGCTTTATAAGGATGCATAAAAAAACGGCAGGCATTGAATTAACTTCAATACCTGCCGTGTTATAAAGAATTCACCCATGAATTCTATCCTTTCGGATTACCATATATAATGCTTTCGGAACCGGAATGTTTACCAGGATATCCGTTTTTATAAATCACCTTTCCCCAGGGGTTTTTTCAGATTCGGTTAAAGTGATTGTATTTCAGCACAGAAACACTTGCCCTCCCGGTCCAAAGTTCTTGCAATGAACCCTTATCATTACCTTCGTTTCCAGCCATTAAAATCTGAATCCTATGAAGACATACTTCCTTTTGTCCCTCGCGATTTCATTTGCATGTATAGCCGCTGCCGGACCAGGTGATACCATCCGCGTCAGGAGCCACGAAAATGTGCATTGGGACTGGAACGGAAATAAAGATCGCATCGCGGTTTTTCCTCCCCCATCTCAGCAGTTCAGGCAGATACTATTGCACTACACGCTGGGCTGCCCCTCCACAGGTTGCAGCGAGTGGGACTACACCACCCAGATCCAGGTGCTCAGAAAAACCGGTAAGTGGGACTCAACCCTGGCGCTGGCTCCGGAGTTTACCGCAGACGGGCAGGAAATAGATACGTTCCACTACCGGACGGATCCTACGTACGTTCATTTTTTCAATACCAAAACAGGATTGACGGATTCCACACTTGCTGAAGACTGGAAGGTATTGCTTTACCAAGACCCACAAAACCCGCTGACACCAACCGATTCATTTATTGCATGGGAAGGAGATTTTTACAATTATGTTTTTAATATAAATGGAGATACGGTTGATTCCGTGTGGGTTCCGGCCACTTCCTCACTTTTCCTTTCTCACCATAAAATTTATACTCCGTATGAAGTGAAGGAGGCGGTGGAATTGGCCCGGGTCATCACGCCTTATGCCGGGAACTTCGACAGGAACTGGCAACATACCTGGACCTTTGACATAACGGATTACGAGCCGCTCCTCCTCGATTCAACAGAAATACGGGCCCGGTATGACGGCTGGCAGGATGGATTCACCATTACCCTGGATTTTGAGCTGATAGAAGGCATGGCCCCGCGAAAAGTACTGGCCATACAAAATTTGTGGCAAGGGGCTTTTCAATATGGGGTAGCTTCCAATCCAATAGAAAGCAGGCTGGTGGAACGGGAGGTGACCATCCCTGCAGAAGCGAAGGGCGCCAGCGTGCGCATTCTCCCCAGTGGCCACGGCTTTGGTGGCAACGAAAACTGCGCTGAGTTCTGTCCTAAAGATTATTACCTGAAAGTAAACGGGCAGCAGCGATTTTCACAACTCATCTGGAAGGACGACTGCGGTCTGAACCCGGTCTACCCCCAGGCCGGCACCTGGCTCTACGATCGCGCCAACTGGTGCCCCGGTGGAGCTGCCATTGCCTTCGATCATGAGATCACACCCTGGATGGCGCCCGGCAGCAACATGAAGCTGGACATGGACCTGGAGCCTTACAGCTACAATGGTAGCGGCAGCACGCCAGTCTACATTATCGCTGCACAACTATTTACTTATGGTGAAATAACTTATGAGAATGACGCAACCGTTTCCGCCATCATCGCCCCAACCCAGGACGAAAATCATATCCGCCAGAATCCGGTTTGTGCCAATGCGATCATCGAAATTCAGAACCTGGGATCGGCCACCCTCGAAAGCGTGGAGATTATCTACGGTCCCAAAGGTGGCCACCTCGATCTATATACGTGGACCGGCAGCCTGGCATTTGGAGAAAAAGCGGAGGTGGCGCTTCCGGGCAGGTTGTTTTATACCGCCTCTCAGGATGTGGCAACTTTTACAGCCGAGGTACGAAACCCCAATGGAAAGCCTGATGAAAATGATTTGAACAATAAAATGGAATCTCCTTTCGATGTGCCTGAGAAATTGCCTGAGACCGTGGTGCTGTGGCTGAAAACAAATTCCGCTGGAAATGAATCTTCCTACCGGGTTACAAACTATAAAGGGGAGACGCTGTATCAGCGTTCCGGCATGGCGAATAATACAATCTATAAGGACACTTTTAATTTCCCTGATGCAATAGGTTGCTATACATTGGAAATAGATGACGCGGGAAAAGACGGGCTGAGCTTCTGGGCCAATTCAGCAGGAACGGGTTATGCGCGTTTGATGAAAGGCTCCGGCTCCCTGGGCCTGTTGAAAAATTTCGATCCTGATTTTGGAACGCAGATCCGTTACAGTTTCACGGTAGGATACACAGTGGATGTGCAGGAAACGGAACGCAACACCACATTTCTACAGGTATTTCCGAATCCCACAAAAGAACGCTTGTTTATTGACCTCGTATTACCACAGAAAGCGCCAGTACATTTTGAACTTTATAATGCAGCCGGACAACTAAAAAAGCAAGCTCAGATTTTGGATTATCAAAACCAGGGTATTGATTTAAATATAGCTGATTATGAACAAGGTATTTATTTGATCCGCGTTCGTTCCGGCAACAATGTTTGGGTAAAGCGGGTGCTGAAGCACTAATTTATCAAGCCTATTGTTATGTTATTTCAAAGCCAAAAATTAAAGCTTAAAAATCCGGGAAAACGCAGCCTTATTTACAAATCACAACATGAGGACAGATAGCCGCATCTTTGCAGCTTCGGAAAATACAAAAAGCTATTCATGCTCATCCATCGTGACACCTTGATCTCTGACGAAGTAATAACCGAGGACTTTGTCTGCAACATCAGCAAATGCAAAGGCATCTGCTGCGTGGAGGGAGATTTTGGCGCTCCGCTCGAAGAGGAGGAGATAAACCACATAAAGGCTGATTACAAAAAGATAAAGCCTTACATGACTGAGGCCGGAAGGCACGTAGTGAAGGAGAAGGGATTCTATGAGCAGGATCCGGAACATGAGCTGGTGACCACGCTGGTAAAAGGCCGTGAATGTGTTTTTGCAAAAAACGAAAACGGCACCTGGCAGTGCGCTATTGAACAGGCATTCCAGGATGGAAAAACTGAATTTCGCAAACCACTTTCATGTCACCTTTATCCGGTTCGCATCAGCAAAATTGGTTCGCTGACGGCCCTGAATTATGATCGCTGGGCCATCTGTGGTGATGCCTGCAAACTGGGATCTGAATTAAAAGTGCGGGTATATAAATTCTGCAAGGATTCGCTCATCCGCAAATTTGGCGAGGAATGGTACGGGGAATTGACAGAGGTCGCAAACGATTACATTGAGGCAACTGAAATGACAAAAGAATGACCGGCTGGAAATACAATATTTTGATGATTTCGCTTTTGATGCTGTGGAGTTGCGGCCCATCCAGATCCGGCAATAAGTCCGAAACTGAGGAGGCTCCCGCCATTTCGCAGCAGGAAATGCCTCCCCAAGAAATGATCGCTTGCGACAGCGCCATAACACAGGAAGTTGACACTCCGCCCCTGTTTCCTGATGGAGATCAGGCGCTGGCCATGTATTTTTATAAAACGCTCAGGATCCCTAACCCACACCGCTCCCTCGAAAAAACCGGTACGATCTCTTTCGTGGTGGACTGCAATGGGCGCGCTAAGGATTTCAGAGCCGTCAGCAGCATCCATGCTGATGTTGACCGGATTATTGAATATGCAGTTTTAAAAATGCCGGCATGGAATGCAGCCGTCAAGGACGGCCAGGCGGTAAATCACCGGGTTTGTTTCAGAGTACAGGTGGTGCGGGGTTCCACGGCTTTTCAGCCCCAGGATTGCGATTAATCATCGTAGCCTTTTGCTTTATTTAATTTCCGGTTATTCTATTAAATATCCACTCCATACAGATCCGGTATCTTCGGATTTGTTTAAATTAAATCTACTATTACAGAACCCTGTAAACCACGGATTGCCCGCTGATCCAGGCGCTCAACAATCAGCCTGCATTCTCCGTTTTGCTATAATGTTTTATTCCCCAAAATATAAACCGGGAATAATAATTCATTAAATCATATTTTATTTTTATTAGAATTTGAATTTTAAAGCGGAAATAAATGAGTTTAAATGACTACCGGGAAAAGCGCGATTTCTCTAAAACCAGTGAACCGGAAGCCGGCAAAAAATCAGATTCCGAATCCATTTTCGTTGTGCAGCGCCATGATGCCAGAAACCTGCACTATGACTTACGGCTGGAGATGGAGGGCGTGCTGAAAAGCTGGGCAATTCCCAAAGGTCCTTCTATGAATCCTGCTGACAAACGCCTGGCTATGCAAACTGAAGATCATCCTTTCGGCTACAAAGACTTTGAAGGGGAAATACCAAAAGGTGAATATGGCGCTGGTTCGGTTGAAATATGGGACGCAGGAAAACTCACGGCTCCCGGCAACACCAATCCTGATAAAGCCGCGAAACAACTCCTGAACGGCCTGCACAATGGCCACCTGAAATTTGAATTGCACGGGGAAAAATTACAGGGTGGTTTCGCTTTAATTAAATTAAAGGATGAAAAACAAAAGAATGCCTGGCTGCTGATTAAGGAAAATGATAAATTTGCCACAGACGAGCCTTACAACAGCGAAACGCACATTAAGCCCGGCTCCAAAATTCCACCTAAAGATATAGAGCCGTCACCCCTTACGGCAGAGCAGGTGCAGGATTTGCTGAAGCCTATTCCTGCCGGAGCCAAAAAGGCTAACATACCTGAAGTGTTCCAGCCTATGCTTGCCAGCCTCATTGACCAACCTTTTTCCGACAAGGACTGGCTTTTTGAAATTAAATGGGACGGCTACCGGGCACTTGCATTTGTAGATAAAGGCACGGCAAATCTCTATTCGCGAAATAAATTATTATTCAAAAAATATATCCCGTTAAATAAAGAGTTGGAAAGGCTGCAGGCAAGTGCCGTAATTGATGGGGAAATAGTAGTGGTGGATGAAAATGGCCATGCGGATTTTCAAAAAATGCAGCACTACAGCCGGAAGTATGAAGATCGGTTGCAATACCAGGTGTTTGATTTAATTTATTTAAATGGCCATAATTTAATAAACGTGCCTCTGCTGGAACGCAAAAAACTTTTACAACGACTGGTCACGGGATTTAATCAAATTATTTATAGCGATCATATTATAGAAAAAGGCGAAGAATTTTACGCTCTTGCCGAAAGCCATGAACTGGAGGGAATTATTGGAAAGCTGGGCGCTGGCCCTTACCGGCCGGGCAAGCGCAGCCCGGATTGGGTGAAAATGAAAATACTAAAAACGCAGGAAGCTGTAGTAGGTGGATATACGTTACCAAAGAGCGGACGACAGTATTTTGGTTCGTTGCTGCTGGGGGTTTATGACGGGAAAAAGTTCCGTTTTATTGGCAGCAGTGGCGGAGGATTCGACCAGAAAATGCTGAAGGAGGTATATGGTGCTATGCAACCTCTGCGCATTGAAAATAAGCCATTTGCCAATAAAGTTCCGGTAGCAAAAAATGCGGTGTGGGTAAAGCCTGAACTGGTGTGCGAAGTTGCGTTTTCAGAATTCACGAATGATGGGATAATGCGCCACCCGGTGTTCCGGGGGATGCGGGATGACAAAAACCCACGGGAAATTGTAAGAGAAATACCGCAGCCCGGCAGTGTTGTAAAACAAGAGGCAAAGCCGGTTCAAAACCAAAATTCTAAAGCCGGAGCAGCGAAAAACAAAAGTAAAATTATAGTTGGGAAACAGGCTGTCTCCATTAGCAATACGAACAAGGTTTATTGGCCGGAAGAAGGCTATACTAAGGGAAACCTGGTGGAATATTATCATAAAATGGCGGAGTATATTGTCCCTTATTTAAAAGACCGTCCGCAGTCGCTGCACCGCCATCCTGACGGCATAAATGGGGAGGCCTTTTACCAAAAAGATATGGGCACGCTCCCACCCTCCTGGATAGCACGATACAAGGTGCCCAGAAACTCTGCAGATGCGGACATTAACTACATGCTGGTGCAGGATGCCGCTTCGCTGCTGTGGATGGTAAACCTGGGATGCATTGAGATCAATCCCTGGAGTTCACGCGTGCAGCAGCCGGATCATCCTGATTACGTAGTGATAGACATTGATCCTGCACAAAACACGTTTGAGGAGGTAATTGAAGTGGCACTGGCCGTGAAGGAGGTTTTGGATGAAGCGGCCATAGCAGGATATCCGAAAACATCCGGGGCCACAGGAATGCATATTTACATACCGCTTGGCGCGAAGCATACCTATGAGCAGGGAAAGAATTTTGCGCATTTGATTGCCTACCTGACCCACAGGAAACTTCCAAAACTCACCAGCATAGCCCGGATGACGAAACTCCGGACAAAGCAGGTGTACCTTGATTATCTGCAAAACAACAAGGGCCAAACCCTCGCTTCCGTATACAGTGTTCGCCCGCGACCAGGCGCCACCGTTTCCACCCCGCTGAAGTGGGAGGAGGTAAAGAGCGGCCTGCATCCTTCACAGTTC
Coding sequences within:
- the ligD gene encoding DNA ligase D, translating into MSLNDYREKRDFSKTSEPEAGKKSDSESIFVVQRHDARNLHYDLRLEMEGVLKSWAIPKGPSMNPADKRLAMQTEDHPFGYKDFEGEIPKGEYGAGSVEIWDAGKLTAPGNTNPDKAAKQLLNGLHNGHLKFELHGEKLQGGFALIKLKDEKQKNAWLLIKENDKFATDEPYNSETHIKPGSKIPPKDIEPSPLTAEQVQDLLKPIPAGAKKANIPEVFQPMLASLIDQPFSDKDWLFEIKWDGYRALAFVDKGTANLYSRNKLLFKKYIPLNKELERLQASAVIDGEIVVVDENGHADFQKMQHYSRKYEDRLQYQVFDLIYLNGHNLINVPLLERKKLLQRLVTGFNQIIYSDHIIEKGEEFYALAESHELEGIIGKLGAGPYRPGKRSPDWVKMKILKTQEAVVGGYTLPKSGRQYFGSLLLGVYDGKKFRFIGSSGGGFDQKMLKEVYGAMQPLRIENKPFANKVPVAKNAVWVKPELVCEVAFSEFTNDGIMRHPVFRGMRDDKNPREIVREIPQPGSVVKQEAKPVQNQNSKAGAAKNKSKIIVGKQAVSISNTNKVYWPEEGYTKGNLVEYYHKMAEYIVPYLKDRPQSLHRHPDGINGEAFYQKDMGTLPPSWIARYKVPRNSADADINYMLVQDAASLLWMVNLGCIEINPWSSRVQQPDHPDYVVIDIDPAQNTFEEVIEVALAVKEVLDEAAIAGYPKTSGATGMHIYIPLGAKHTYEQGKNFAHLIAYLTHRKLPKLTSIARMTKLRTKQVYLDYLQNNKGQTLASVYSVRPRPGATVSTPLKWEEVKSGLHPSQFTMKNLPARIEKTGDLFKGAIEKGIDLAKTLARLEKK
- a CDS encoding DUF3109 family protein translates to MLIHRDTLISDEVITEDFVCNISKCKGICCVEGDFGAPLEEEEINHIKADYKKIKPYMTEAGRHVVKEKGFYEQDPEHELVTTLVKGRECVFAKNENGTWQCAIEQAFQDGKTEFRKPLSCHLYPVRISKIGSLTALNYDRWAICGDACKLGSELKVRVYKFCKDSLIRKFGEEWYGELTEVANDYIEATEMTKE